TCACTTCTTCACAACTCATCCCGTAAGTAAGCTTATGTAGAAAACGTCCGTAAGTGTAGCTTTGTCCGTAGTAGTACTAGCTAGCACCTAGCAGGCTGGAGTCGAGAACGTAGTCCTTCCGCGAAAACAAAGTACGCGCTAAACTGCTACGGAGGACTTGCCTAGCTAGTGCCTACATGGGCTAAAGCCAGCAATGCTACATCTACAGGGGTTTTACAGGAGCTTTACATGCTATGCTAAGGTGGGGTGTGTTGATTGGCTATTAAGATGAAGCGGGTCTCACCTtgaaaatcggggggggggggggggggggggggggggaaattaGTGAGGGGAGAGGGTTAGTCCGTTAACTCTTGTAAAAGCTTCCTGTACGTCTAGCATTTATGGGCTAAAGCAAAGCACGTAGCAGGGCAGGCGgccgccccctgcccccccccccccccagggttgGGCCTGAGCCCACACCGTTGGCTGAAGACGGATGCTAGATCTAGGCGGATTCCGATCCGCCGTCGCCCCCTCACCTGCACGATCTGCCACCTCGAAGCTAGCCATGCGTCGTCggtcccgagcgccgccgccatgGGGATCTGCTACCGCACCACCGCGATCCTCGCCATCACAGTGTCCTAGCCCAGCAGCGCCACCCTGTGGCGGAGGCCCTGCTCGAGAAGGCGAAATGCCCTGCCGCCGTCGACAGTGGCCAGGCTTTGCCCGGCAACGTCCTCTGGCGGccacgagggaggagggagggagaggagggtaATGGGGGCGGCAGCGGGAGCGCGCTCTCCATCCCCAGAGAAGGGACGTGGCAAATGTATCTGTCATAGTATTGACAATTCCTGAGTGTTTGTGGGGAgtagttttgttttcttttttcttttttttgtgggGAGTGGTTTTTTTTAGGGAACACTCCCCGATCGCGCCATTGGCTCAAACGAGCCTCTTGTAGAGAGCACTCATTTGCTCGGGGTGATCTTTCTAAAGAAACGTTAGCTGTTAATGGCGTTCTCTAATATTTGGTCCCGAGGCATAGTTGGACACTTGGATTCAACACAACAGAGATCACAGCACGACTGAGATCTTTACTTTGCACAATGCAAGATAGGGCAGCCTCATCAAAAACACTACAGCCTGCGCAAATGATTGGCCAAATACATGTGAAGTTATTCTCTTGGTGCAATCATTAACCTAATCAGATCATTGCGTTCCCTTCCGGAGAATAGACAGATGATAGATTGATGGCATGTTACCATGGACGACACACTTGTCATGAACTGGCGTCCGCGCCATCTATTTTTGCTGGGTTGAGATCCTCTGCAGTACCGTATGGTGCTGTAGTGTCAATGACATGCGGGGTCAGGTCCCACGTGGCAGTGACTGTACAGCACCGTACAGTACTGCAGAGGATCCTAACCCATTTTTGCTATACATTATTTGACTGGTTTGCTTAGCCGCGCTCGGTTGCGTACGTTTGATAATTGAGGCGGTTGTATGGAGGTGGAAGTTAGCACATGCGTGCATACGCAGCAACCAGGTTGTCACGCTGACACCATCCACTCAAGCTACGTAACCGGCCATCTATAAGTACAGGGACTATCAAGGACAGAGATCACTCAACTATTAGTGCCAAAACATTCTTGTCTGCAGCCTCATATTAAGTCTATCGGGTAATGAGCTAAGGTCTATGGCGATCAGGTCTTTACTGCTCCCTCTGGCCCTGCTGGTTCTCGCAGCTAGCTCGGCAGCGGTGGCTCAGCTGGAGATCGGCTTCTACAGCAAGACATGCCCGGACGCCGAGAAGATCGTCGGCCAGGAGATGGCCAAGATcatcgccgccgcgcccagcctCGCCGGCCCGCTTCTCCGCCTCCATTTCCATGACTGCTTCGTCAGGGTAAGTCGTCGTTGAGGACATTGTCCTGTCTCACGTATAACAAGCCTACATTATGCACACGATGTAATACGAAGGAACATGCATGCACCGCGAACTTGCAGGGTTGTGACGCCTCTGTCCTGCTTGAATCCACCGACGGCAACGTGGCGGAGAAGGACGCCAAGCCGAACAAGAGCCTGCGAGGGTTTGGCTCCGTCGAGCGGGTGAAGGCCAAGCTCGAGGCCGCGTGCCCGGGCATCATCTCCTGCGCCGACGTGCTCACCCTCATGTCCCGCGACGCTGTCGTGTTGGCTAAGGGCCCCTTCTGGCCGGTGGCACTGGGAAGGCGAGACGGCAGGATGTCCAGCGCCACGGAGGCCAGCAACGAGCTGCCCCCGGCCTCCGGCGACGTCCCTCTACTCGCCAAGATCTTCGCCTCCAAGGGCCTCGACCTCAAGGATCTCGTTGTCCTCTCGGGCGCCCACACGCTCGGCACGGCGCACTGCCCATCTTTCGCCGACCGGCTCTACAACACCACCGGCGAGAACGGTGCCTATGGCCACGTCGACCAGTCTCTGGACAGCGAGTACGCCGACAAGCTGAGGGTCAAGTGCAAGAGCGTTGATGACCGCGCTATGCTGTCTGAGATGGACCCCGGGAGCTTCAAGACCTTCGACACCAGCTACTACCGCCAGGTCGCCAAGCGTAGGGGCCTCTTCCGCTCCGACGCGGCGCTCCTCTTCGACAACACCACCATGGACTACGTCCAGCGCATGGCCACCGGCAAGTTCGACGGCGAGTTCTTTAAGGACTTCAGCGCGTCCATGATCAAGATGGGCGACGTGGGCGTGCTCACCGGGGCCGAGGGAGAGATCAGGAAGAAGTGCTACGCCCCCAACTAGTGTTCGTTGATTCTTAGTTGCTGTACTTGTAACTGCACTGCATGCATGCTACGACGCACTGTATTATCCACCTAGTTGTTGATTGTTAGTTGTGATTCTTAGTGTGTGATATCTTATCGTTAATGTTACCTAGTAAATTATGTCTTGTCCAAAGAATATGGCGCACCTACATGCATGCTACGTAAACGCATGTCTGGCAGTAGTTTTTTCTTATGTCACTGACTTGTAAGGATAGCAAGTCATCTTTACCCGAACGAAAAGAGATAAGTCCACTTTTCAACTCAACTTAACACCATGTTTAGAATCCAGTCAGTCATACAGTGACTATCATTATCCTCCACTATTTATCCATTCCCCACCCGCGCCGTGCACAAGACGAGCCGTGCGTATCATACCCTTCCCTCTAGCTTCCTCTTCATACGGGAAGAGTAGATGACTAGCCCCGCAGTCGTCCACCCTTACTTAGAGATCGCGATGATGTAAGGTCTGTCTATTGTTGCTAGGGTTGAGGGGGTGAGGCCCACTGCTTGGTGCACGCTCCGCCACAAGGGAGGGAGGCCCCTCCTCCAAGTAGAACTTAATCCCTTCTGCAGAAGACTAGGTTTAGACCGTGCAACTCACAATGCATTGATCGGGTGCATTATGcatgtatatatgatgtacaagacgtgaccacaacctcaactatacaggaagactaggaggtgggcctaTGACACAATATACATGCAGAAATATattcaacccccctccccccgttcgcagtcgaagcgtcgccagagacacagagactggaacgaaactcctcGAAGGTGGAAGTAGGATGTCCCTTAGTAATCACAACGGCGAACTGTTGTGCGGTCGGAACATGAAGAACCCGAATGCGTCCAAGGGCTACTTGTTCGCGCACAAAATGAATGTCAAGCTCGATGTGCTTcgtccggcgatgatgaacggggttggcggaaaGATTCACCGcggagacgttgtcacagtagacaaccgTGGCATGTGAGATGTCGTGATGAAACTCCTGAAGAAGCTGTCGAAGCCAAGTGCACTCGGCGACTGGGTTAGCCACTGCTCGGTACTCGGCCTCCGTGCTAGAGTGCGATAATGTAGGTTACCGGTTGGATGACCACGAGACTAGGGAGGGACTGAGGTAGACGCAGTAGTCAGAAGTAGAGCGACGTGTGTCGAGGCAGCCAGCCCAATCAACATCAGAGTAAGCCACCATACCCATAGAGCAGGTGTAGGATCGAAAATATgtctatagggggggggggggttgattagactacttgaccaaataaaaatctagcattttcccaagtTTAAGTCTTGGCacattttagcaacttagcacaagtcaagcaatcaacctacacatgcaagtctaaagagtatagcagtggaatctaaaacattgcacatgaagctaaagggaggagtttggagggagcaaacgcaatgtagacacggagatttttggcatggttctgataggtggtgcaatcgtacatccacgttgatggagacttcaacccatgaagggtaacgactgcgagagtccacgaagggctccacccacctctctatcctaccatggccatcgccgacaaaggacttgcctcattagggtagatcttcacgaagtaggcgatctccttgcccatacaaactccttggttcaacttcacagtcttgtcgtaggctcccaagtgacacctaaccaatctaggagacaccactctccaaaaggtaatagatggtgtgttgatgatgaactccttgctcttgtacttcaaatgatagtctccccaacactcaactctctctcacagatttgtatttggtggaaagatgatttgagtggaaagcaacttgaggaaagctagagatcaagattcttgtggttggaatggaatatcttggtctcaacacattagtaggtggttctctctcagaaaatttatgctgaaagtgtaggcacgttctgatggctctctccacgaatgaagtatgggtggaggggtatatatagtctccacacaaaatctaacccttacacataatttaccaaactcggtgagaccgaatcatgaaactcggtcagaccgatttagttcaaaatgtgaacgttaggattttcggtgcgaccgacatgtcaactcggtgagaccgatttcattagggttagggcataacgtaatctcggtgagaccgatcacttaaactcggtaggaccgattatgtaataggcaaacagagagttggtcaggcaaactcggtgagaccgaatcgctcatttcggtgagaccgaaacgttacgaaagggaaacggagagtttggattgcgaacttggtgggacctatcgctcatcttggttagaccgaaatattatgaagggaaacagagattttgcaatcccatctcgatgagatcgagattgatacgtctccaacgtatctataatttatgaagtattcatgctgttattttatcattcttgggtgttttacaatcatgttatagcaactttatatcattttttgggactaacttattgacccagtgccagttgctgttttttgcttgttttttacattgcaggaaatctatattaaacggagtccaaacgcaacaaaactttacgaagatttttttggaccagaaggaacccaatgggctagAGCTGCACCTGggtggggtgccccgaggggggcacaacccaccaaggcgcgccaggaccccccgaggagggcacaaccaacACTTTGAGGGATactcatatgatccaactatgttagtacTATTGAGGgattgcactagagaaagtatggaccctaggccttttttaagcattgaaacatcgtttttgtgcccatttactatttgctaccttgcttttttatttattcagattataaaaatatatttctaccattcgtattgcacttttatcaccatctcttcgtagaactagtgcacctatacaatttgccattgtattgggtgtgttagggacacaagagatttcttttatttggttgcagggtcgtttgagagagaccatcttcatcctacacctctcacggattgataaaccttatgtcatccacttgagggaaaattgctactgtcctacaaaactttgcgcttggaggcccaacacgtgtctaaaagaataaagttgcgtggtagacatcaagctcttttctagcgccgttgccggggaggtgagtttttgaaggtatatctttagatattgcaactaaatcttttagtttcttgttttatcactagtttggtttataaaataaaactacaaaaaatggaatttaggttgcatcatattattgatcatctttataatatctttcttgaaaacgATGGTTCGGAaagttgtgctcaattgttagaataagaagtcaataaaatgtttggcacaaaatatttgaatgatgagcatgattgcaatgttattagtataaattctttgaatattcaaaatgctaatgatgattgcacaagtcatgacaaaaatgtttcttataagcatgtcaatttttgtggagtgaattgggaatgcatttgcacaccaaaaaaggaagatatattttgtaagaagcataaatatttagaaatgaaaaagttgcaagagtgatgtaatttttttcgccatccttgtgaactttgcaatgaacgtggtcatttaaatctccaatgcaaattatttcatgatcaaatcgtctccaaaaattgtgataacttgatttcccttgagcatcataaagagcttagtcttgttttggggtatgaagaaatgaaacatataactaagggttttccaaactccgagagatttcttgattttgatctggaggaaatttatatgttttgtacggtaaattgcattgagaatccttatattgcgaactatctaaagacaagtaaacaaatagaatatgaagagagtactaatgaaagggaaaatatttcccaataccctcctagtgtttattatgatgaatcgggtaacgaggaggagcttcctatccaatcaatctcttcaacaagaagcttgaaagaattaattaaacccacacatggagtggtgaagaagaaaagaagaaagaatataggtaaaaaggtatctctcctaAATAATGTTGCTCCCATCACCATCGTGCCTCAAGAAAGtaaatcaaatatgttgatggagaatgATGATatggatgatgattttgttatgcctattgcttgttgtgatgattatgattggggagATAACGATACTTCTTATAATGTTGGAAatatttttggcaccaacttgagaaattatgatgatagcaattgttataccgttggtgctattcatattaTTAAtggtgagagtgattatgcttatgatatgccaaaaccacaaccttgaggatgttatgtttgatgagtatgaaatgtttgaagatttatttgctggaaataatgcttgtcctaagcttggggatgctttgcttaatgaatatgatcctttgattccttatactttcgataagaaaatttattatgatgatagcatgcctcatatttatgatgattacattgatgaaagtgggtttggaagagtgtcaactctaggtagtagtgatcccactattttggagggtgttgaattttATTACAATATCGATGAAAGTGGAttcgaagaggtcatgactttatttagtgatacatctaCTACTTTGGAAGaagtttcaattgattatgacaattaATCCTGAGAATTGTTTAAAAACTAAACTATATCTGGACCAAACCTGAACAAATAAACATGGCAGACCGACCTCAACTAAGCTTTTTGATATTTTCCTCAGCCCAACTGAAACCAAACCTATCTCATCTTTGCACCCTAATTAAACCAAACCGAATGGCAACCTGTGGGTTGGAACCATCAACTGAAATTGGTTAAAACTATTCGCTCAAATGGGTTGAGCGCTGGGCTGTGGTCAGCTTGTGAATTACTACACACACGAACACGATTGGTAAAGCATACTGGACAGACACGTCAAATTTACAACAACAAGCCAACTCGTCGTCACCACATACACAGACACGAGCGATGTCACTCAGATGCTCTGTTGTTGAGGAGCTCGGCGATATGGGACATGGGAGTGGCGGCGCCAGCCTCGACCGACACTCTGTCGAGAAAAACATGTGGCTGCGTGCCACGCCTTCAACACCCAGGGACCGGCTCCGCAGCAGGCACACCCATGCCTGTGCCGACACCGCCATGAATGACAAGTGCAAAGTCCTCGGTGCGGGCACCGCCGCGTCCTTGATTCTGCCGATCTGACCGCGCGTCAAGGGGGAGAACGCGATCACCAGAGACAGATGCGGAGACCCGCTCGCTGGGGGACGCGTAGGCGGAGGGCCAGACGCAAGGCGGCTCATCCCGGCGAGTGTCTTGCCGAGCAGGTTGTCGGGGTCGGCGATGAGGGAGCGGTCGAGGACGGGTGGCGGTGGCAGCAGCACGACAAGGGAAGGATCGACACTATCGAGGGCATCCCCGAGGCGGCATGCGGCGGCCCAGGTCTGAACGAACAGAGTGGTAGAGGCGTTATCGCATGCGGCATGGTGGACGGACATGCTGATGCAGACCCGCGGCATGGGAACACGGTGGCCTGCAGGGCGGCAAGTGCCGGAGTGGAGTCCTATCCTCATAGGCGAGCGCGCCCGGCTTGGCCGAGGTGACCCCTTAACTTCCTCCCATCAGTATGTTGAGCCTCACGATGGACGCGAGTTGTAGCGGCAATCCACACTGGGATAAACTATGCTTACAAACCAATCTCACAGACCCATGGTTAACCATGGGTCAAAACTATTTTCAACTGGAACTGTTTCAGCCTATACCCACCCAAACCCAATTACTTCCTATAGTAAACTAAACCAAACTAAACTGTAGTCAGACTCCACCCAATAAGACCCGAACTAAACAAACCCACGTAGAAAATCCACCCAAATCACTCGGTTAAACAAAACCCGTTCTCAGATTTAatgacaatgaagttgctatctatgatgattattatgatgacatgtatgccataaagagtgataaatcttctatgcttgtgcatcatgaaaagagtgttgtatgtgatggttatattgttgaattcattcatgatgcctctgaaaattattatgagaaaggaacttgtgcccttacatatctcaataatatcaagtttcttctctatgtgttgattgttttgaagttacacttgttttgctttcctatgctagttgattcttgttcccataacttgtttgctcacaaaatccctatgcataggaagttggttagaccTAAAtgtctagtcatatgcttcatgatgctctcttcatgtttcaattcttatcttttatgtgagcatcattgaaatcatcatgcctagcttaaaaggcataaaagaaaagcgcttgttgggagacaacccaacacttttacctactgcttttgtgtgttcacatgattatgataatgtagtaatcatgttttatagcttttatttcaataaagtgccaagtaagacctttgggatgacttacggtgatagttgatttgatcatgctgaaaaacagaaacttttgcactcacgaaaataattctagttcttaacagaagagtgatattaagttgattctttttacagaagattaatatacaaattgctcacgtggtcctaattttttagaatttttggaggagtagaattatggtttgagtacagattactacagaatgttctgtttttgacagattctgttttcaatgcataatttgcttgttttctagtttccatggcttctcaatataaattatggaaatgatatgctacagtaggcattgtgtgagaacaattatgaatcttgtctttgacagtaccaaaagtggaatggtttgctctttaccatactaacctatctcacgaagttccgttaagttatgtgtgattgaagttttcatgttttgggtgagatgacaagaccctaagcttggggattcccaaggcaccccaagttaatatccaaggaatatccaagcaactaagcctgaggatgccccggaaggcatcccctctttcgtctccaacattatcggtaacctcacttggaactatgttttcattcgtcacatgatatgtgttttacttggagcgtcaatttattttgctaagattttcttgctgttattcagaataatgttt
The sequence above is drawn from the Triticum aestivum cultivar Chinese Spring chromosome 7A, IWGSC CS RefSeq v2.1, whole genome shotgun sequence genome and encodes:
- the LOC123151592 gene encoding peroxidase 1, which encodes MAIRSLLLPLALLVLAASSAAVAQLEIGFYSKTCPDAEKIVGQEMAKIIAAAPSLAGPLLRLHFHDCFVRGCDASVLLESTDGNVAEKDAKPNKSLRGFGSVERVKAKLEAACPGIISCADVLTLMSRDAVVLAKGPFWPVALGRRDGRMSSATEASNELPPASGDVPLLAKIFASKGLDLKDLVVLSGAHTLGTAHCPSFADRLYNTTGENGAYGHVDQSLDSEYADKLRVKCKSVDDRAMLSEMDPGSFKTFDTSYYRQVAKRRGLFRSDAALLFDNTTMDYVQRMATGKFDGEFFKDFSASMIKMGDVGVLTGAEGEIRKKCYAPN